The window ttgaatgttgatttatcgttgtcgtttgtcggattgatcctattcgtcttcgtcatcatcatgtggttgattagatgcttccgctgactctcctcctgacgatgatgcagatgtatccatcatcatccatggatcatcatcgtcgtcttgatcatcatcattccttagtccttgtgttcgaatctccgcttgatcccaatctttcttgcaaacacatatttgaatactatgtggagcaagacgagatcgcttttcgtccaaaactcttctacatgcactaaaagcagactccgacgcaattgttgacgcgggaattgcaaggatatcctttgcaattctcgataaaatgggaaatttaacagatttttctttccaccactccaaaatatcatagatactttggtctatttcaaagtggtgtttaagataactatctagttctaaatatgaggtcgaggaagaagaagatgatcctacaaaactatcatcttgagtcattatgttagctattaccgaattatagtaagagggacgtgccgaaacgctagcacgcctagacatatcgcgtttcgggttatatacactagcgtaaaaatcatagagttctgctaaatattttttacatgttcctacataattatgtacatcagtagacgggcgatctaacgattggtaataaaatcctattactttagtaaggacctcagttttaaaacgtgggtccaaaatggttgcgattccataaatataaggaaaatcggtaaaatatgcttgccatttttccatcatatctgcaagaatcggcctcaattttgggttagtatcttcatgtgtatatttaaggagatgataaaaaatagtaatacattcacttattactaagtgaacgttcggttcataaacataagaaaaaatcttagtcgcgtggtcatacgcttctaatatgttatgtacacctatagctaattcccaagtgtcatcagctatgaaactatctgtacactcactatatagttgtgttattactgggcgataagaaatcgcctttcttaataaatcgttggttgagccccaacgtgtaggagtatctaatgaccaatatacttttttaagttggtattggtcacataattgtttatatcgtctttttatctttccgatcctaagccatttcactatatccctaattggttctaataaatcacttaattgttttatgcctgcttggcaagataagttaattatatgcgcacaacaacgtatgtgtaataagctacccccaaggattaaactaaaagcaggttcgttaaacaaaagttctatacatttaatgttcgcggttgcattatcagttgaacaacaaaatattttatctaataagttccattctctacatatctctactaatctatattttatgttttcaccggtatgtctttctggcattgtctcaaaagcaattattcttttttgcataatccaatttcgatctatccagtgtgctgttacacacatataaggttctaaatgtgggggagcagaccaaatgtcagttgttatgctaccccaaccattaaacgatttaaacatttcaactaattcatagcgcattgattcgtataatttaattgtgcgtcttttaagagtgctcctagggattgctctatattgtggttgcaaagtttttctattgagacgctcgtatgccctactttcaccgtggttaaaaggcaattcatcacaaactacatacctagaaaattcatcaatcatgtcattacgattgtatctaaaaggcatacctgtgatgggaatgtcccattgtgtctatcggcttccacttgtggtcccgctcccgcttgctgcatgagtttcttttgtgattccatgcttctttgtcaaatgtttgttaaaagatcccgtaccaccacctaacacgtattcacaaaacacaataaataaatgtttataaaatatgaatatataatgtatcaatgtattatgtatgtcagtatgtataaaaaacttaaaaagtatttacctctggcgaaactgtatgaaactaagggctttactccttgactttcacaaatttgacaagtgcaaaagaaaatatctggattctcggttggttcttttgtgaaatacgaccacacatgtgaaacagctctaccactaggaggtggcattgccggaaaaggttgtcttactggttcatcttcatctaaataaataatttaaaattataaaactataattaaataaataaataatttaaagtttaattaatttgaagaataaaattataaaactaaccgatagtttggaaattgactcgtttaccacgagcttgtctttgttgttgttgttctccttgttcttcatgtgatcttgttgatgactgtcgagatatatttatcccaattggggtcgttggttcctcttcttgttcttcttcttcatcaatttgtatttctctttccatttcttctgcataattatgtaactccgggtcgtacccttccggataattatgttcataattataattactaatggaaggtgttgttgataccgacggagtagaagtggcctttcttttggacgaactggaacctcccaatgattttgccactttagtaactttttttgtggcttttttcaaaaatgaagacatgattgataatattgaagtaataatagaaatatagaattaagaaataaataaataattaattatgtaactaactaaattaagaaataattaaaagactaattatttaattaagagaataattgcgtaattaaagaattaagtagagagagtaagtagagagagtaggagaagagatgagttgtgaatgaaaatgattgaaattgatgagtatttataatgaaaaatgcaaCGGCTAGTTCAACGGTCATAAACGGTAActtttggcgaaccggttccatggaaccggtgggccggttcaaccggaccggtcccggttccggttccacggaaccgttgagccggttcaaccggaccggttccggttccggttccagaaccggttccatggaaccgttggaccggttccggttccaaaccgcgggtttttttacccggttcacgacggttttttccggcggtttcacggttccggcaactttttttccggcggtttcacagtttcgcggttcggggcggttcggaacctgtcgcaaacggttccggttccgaatccggttccaagcggttcggcaccggttctgttccgggtaacccgccccgtggccatgcctaagtCCCTGCCTATCTCACACACAGGGTGGTGGAGAAATCATGAAGCCACTACCCACCACTTGTCctccctcctataaatagagaagaagaaggctcaagcaaatcatccatttcttctACAACTCATGTTCTGAATTTTAAGCTTTCATTAGTTAGTTTTAATCTTCCTTTATGTATTTTCCTTGATTCATTCTTGTACTCTTAGTTGCAATTTCTATtcaaacacttattagaaggttCAAGCTTTTGATTAGTTCATTATTGAAGATCATTTGATATATTCATTTAATTGAGATTAAGTCAATgtattgaagcatttcatcaaacatttgTATTGCAATTGGAGCTTATGGAGTTTATCATTGGCATTCTTTAGacttcaattgattttcttcttTGGATTGAATTCCAAGCTAGTAATTCCTATTGTTTACATTTTATTGCTTttaattttgttgttatttatcatgaattcaatgtctttagttatgttcaatttcaatatgagtgagtagttcaatttggcttaggctaggtatTATCATCATGTATGTAGTttaaattgctttctttacctttggcttggttgtgttgtttatggtttgagatggattttgctattaTTGTAGTGTCATTGGGTTGAGAGCGAGAGTCGATTTCTAATGATAGTCTATGCTTGAAAATAGGTAGatgttttgattggaaatgaTAAATGTGTGCACCATGTCTTAAAATATGCTTAGCTatatgagaataggtagttgagtatgttttaggaagcttttgttgctcgagagaaaacattagtatccaagatgcgttcttccccataacccaTATCTATGACCTTAGGTTGAagattagtaaacactactttggtgagaaagcctaacctttgcctcttcatcatcatattacCTTTTGATGTGTTTGTATTGCCTTTGATCTTATGCTCTTGGTTAATTAGcatctttacttgttttatactttgttttagctttagtctttatttgcttgtttttgttaattacaccaacaaacatctatatatacattgTTGAACCAACTATCCCTTGATATACACCCCattccctgtggattcgacccgtacttgccgacatatacgccgtgcacttgcggtattactattgaaggaagCAAAGTCCCAATCAATTATCATACCATCCACATAGATTATAAGACATGTCagtagacgtcccttcctttTGAGAAATTAATTTGGTTTTTAAGAGTCTTGATGGCAAGTTCTCAAGTTGTATTTGGTttaactaaaatattattttattttgcttcagctaaaacaacaaaaaaaaaaccatatcTTTTCGTTTTCTTTTAACTATTCAAGCTAATGGAACTTGATCCACAAGAGAGCTTTGAAATCCTTACGTAGTTATGAGATGGCTAACAACTTTTCTAGACTAGAGTCAACCCTTTAAAGTTTGTTTACAACGATCGAGTTTAAACGGATGTTATAAGTACACATCCCAAACCCTTCTCTAAAGCAATACTATTAATGAAATAATCTTGCGAGAGTTTAGGTAAGGTTAAGATAGGTGCATATGTTAAGAATTCGTTCAAGATTTTAAAAGCTTGTTTGCACTCATTTGTCCACTCAAatttttctccttcttcttcaaaGAAATCATAGGTCGGGCAATGCGGGAAAATTCATTATCAAATCTTCTGTAATACCTGGCTAATCCTAAGAAACTCCTCACCTCCGTAAATTTTCTTAACGTGGCCCAATTACGAACAACCTTGATTTTAACATGGTTTACAAATATTCCCTTCTTGGACATAAAAATGTCCCAAAGAAGATACTTTCTCAAGCCAGGATGCGCAATTAGACTACTTAGCTTATAAACAATGTTCCCTCAATGTCTACACCACAATACGCAAGTCTTCCCTATGCTCCACTTTCGTTTATGAATATACCAATATATCGTCAATGAACACCACTACAAACTTGTTTATATAGGCTCTATAAACCCGATTCATAATAGGGGTGTTACAATATCATATAACGGGGGTCTACAATATCTCATAATTTCGTGCCATTTAAAGATTTGAGTATTGGTTGTGTGATTATGTTTCTTgttgtatatatgtgtattgacatatatgtgtgtgttgaCATACATTATGACTAGTAACGTGCCGTGAGGATTTGGGATCTAAAGTTTAGTGGTCATATGCAAGTTACGAGGATGTAACTTCTTTTAACGCGGTGTGTTATGATATCACATAATGAAGTACAAAGGAGATTGTGCATAGCACATAATGAAGAGCTTAAGACTAAAATTATGAATGAAACTCATGATTTCTCGAACTCGACAAATCCTAGTGATGATATGTATAAATACCTTAAGAAGAATTTTAAGTGGCCTAACATGAAGCATGAAGCAATTGACTTTGGTGAAGTGTTTTACGTGCAAAAAAGCAATGATTCAACATATGAAATCTAGTGGAGAATTCCTATCATTAGAAGTGTCTTCAGGAAAATTTCATTACATAAAAATGTCTGAAATGAGTCTTaatgtaaatattaattaaggCGGGTTTAGAGTGTGTTTGACGGGTTTGGGTTTTAAATGAATCTAGAGAACGGTTGTGGGTCAAGtgtgaaaaatttgaaataaatgtgCCTCTTTAAAAAAAACTCCTAAAGATTATATAAATTCTCAAAACAAGCTTCTCCAACTCAAACCTAAGGTAAGATATTTGTTTGTtgttaataacaacgaacaTAGGTGTTGATCAAAAAAAAGTCTAACAAgtttgttcactgttagtaacaacgaacaaaggaGTTTGACTCTTTTTACAAGCTCCTTTGTTCGATGTAACTAACAACGAACTGAAACGACCTAAAATGCACAACTAATCTTCTTTTTCTCCATTTACCCTTAACTGCAAAGCCTGAAAAAACAAGGAACTCCTTTGAAAAAGCCACCATTTAAAAAGTTTCAACCTCTAAATTCATCCATCCTTCTTCCAATTTAGCACTACTAAAGTGTTCTGGGATAAACTTTAGTTGCTCTAAGGTGAATACTTATtcaatttatgtattttttattttagggtttattctaATTTTATCTTCATTCAAATGTAGGTCACATATTTGTAAATCGATGCTCCATTAGCTCATCTTTAGCTGATTAAGTTACTAGTTAATATTGTGTTacttaaatttgtatttttttttgaaatatgcttCTTGATGGTATGTTGTAGTTGTGCGTGATTTTAACACTTGATAATGCATATGTCAAACGTACTTTTTATGtcatgaatttgaaaatgatgttgaatttatatgtattttttgttgaaaatgGCATCGTATCATGTGACTATTTATGTTTTAGAATAGTGAAATTCGAATAAGTAATAAGGAATGTTGAGTATGTTAGTGGTAAACATAAACGTTTTGTatgcaactcgaacatggatttaAATGAGTTAAAACTCATATATGTTTAAAGGTCAGAATTGACTCAACAACAAATAGTgtaaatataagttttaaatatAGGATGAATGGACAATTCTTAGTCTATTCTATTGAGGATAAGGCATTAGaggctatgtgggagcattcaaagtctaccctattctctctttgacgttgcatgtagaagaggtacccttaGGGATTTAAGATGTGAATATAGTAGAAACATATCATGTTTTGAATGTAACTTCATCTACTCCTTCCCCTATGCCTATGCATTTTTAACCCAAGAAACTCAAAATCCTTTTGTTCCATTGTCCTCTTGTACTCCTAATGAACCCTCTTAAATCCAAGTTTCAAATTACATAAAGGTTAACTAAGAGCAACAAATGAGTGGTTATATTGAAAGACTGGTAATGAAAGTAATGAATTTGTTAAAGTTTCTTCTAAGGACGATAGAGGTGTGAAATGTGAATGAGGATGCCTTAGCTGATAGCTTGACTTTAGACaacatttctacaattgttcCTCAAACACCTGATGCTTTAGTTCTTCCTTTAGATGAAAACTCTTGGATGTCTTGGGCTTGTGAGAGAACTTTCACTGAAGAAGGAGAGTTCCAAAAGGGACATGTGTTTGATAATGAGTCTTtttttaaagttgttaaattgtatCATACtcgtagaaatgtggagtatagaACTAAGATGTCCAGTCAAACTGTCATTGCATTGAAGTGTATAAGAGAATGTAGTAGACCATCACAGTTAGATAGGGTGGAACAGGGTGATGAGGATTAGATCATATTGTACTAACATCATtgaacatttgtatatatttcactgtgtgtgtgtgtgtatatatatatatatatatatatatatatatatatatatatatatatatatatatatatgtatatatatatgtatatatatatatatatatatatatatatatatatatatgtatatatatatgtatatatatatatatatatatatatgtatatatatatatatatatatatatgtatatatatatatgtatatatatatatatatatatatatatatatatatatatatatatatatatatatatatatatatatatatatgtatatatatatgtatatatatatgtatatatatatatatatatatatatatatatatatatatatatatatatatatatatatatatatatatgtgtgtgtgtgtgtgtgtgtgtgtatatatatatatatatatatatatgtatatatatatatatatgtatatatatatatatatatatatatatatatatatatatatatatatatatatatatatatatgtatatatatatatatatatatatatatatatatatatatatatatatatatatatatatatatatatatatatatatatatgtgtgtatatatatatatatatatatatatatatatatatatatatatatgtatatatatatatgtgtatatatatatatatatatatatatatatatatatatatatatatatgtatatatatatatatatatgtatatatatatatatatatatgtatatatatatatatgtatatatatatatatatatatgtatatatatatatatatatatgtatatatatatatatatgtatatatatatatatatatgtatatatatatatatatgtatatatatatatatatgtatatatatatatatatatatatatatatatatatatatatatattattatgtttactaTATTGTATTTTGTTTGACTTCTGAATGGTCggaggtttcgacaatgattcATTTCGCCTTGAATTAAGGATTGGCCTAtgactagttttttttttaacggCTAGTTTAGTAACTTAAAGAAAAAGTCAAAAAGTCTACTtttctttgttcgttgttggGGTTCAAAGAAGGTCAAGCCTCTGTTCGCtattaataacagcgaacaaatagTTGACCCTACTTAACCAGGTATCCTTTTTTCGTTGTTACtaataatgaaaaaagtatGGTTGACATTTTGACTTTTTCTTGccaatattattttgttgctaTTAGTAACAATGCAGAGATCCCTAACCTCAACGGCTCAACTTTAGACTAGCAGACACTTATTTTGTGAATTAGAAGTTATCtaagcttattttgaaaatttttttcaaaaaatagctTATTTTGTACAAATTTTCGTCATGTGTGACTCATACAATCTAAAAGAAAGACTATAATGTTCCACATGGCATCTCATAGTGATTTGCCATATGAAATACAACTATGCAAGATAGTTTTTCTAAATAATTCCTATAAAGTTAACATTAACATATTccttaatatattaataatatattacaatAAGATATGTTCTTATAAATTTTCTTCGAATAAAATATCCTTTGAATTTATAAGTTACATAAGATTTCCAATTAAAATTTCttagaataatcatcaaaatttaaattttttatacaaAATTTTATTAAGAACCAAAtgatacatgatagtcaaaaattattttgacaATGACAAAGAATCATTATGATAACGTTGTTGGAAGATTAATAGTATTTGCCTTAAAAAGTATGAcaactttaattaatacttataacaacctaattttttgtttaaaaacactatatattctaaaatcCTCTATCAATTTTATAagaaatgttgtaataatttataccgataacatgtaatttcatctttatttgaaatttacatttatatacttttatactaACAGCTTCATGCATTGCACGATTTTCTATACTAGTATAATATACTTAAACTTCTTAAGTCTTAAATATTGGACTCAGActctatcatcatcatcatct of the Amaranthus tricolor cultivar Red isolate AtriRed21 chromosome 6, ASM2621246v1, whole genome shotgun sequence genome contains:
- the LOC130815202 gene encoding uncharacterized protein LOC130815202; this encodes MSSFLKKATKKVTKVAKSLGGSSSSKRKATSTPSVSTTPSISNYNYEHNYPEGYDPELHNYAEEMEREIQIDEEEEQEEEPTTPIGINISRQSSTRSHEEQGEQQQQRQARGKRVNFQTIDEDEPVRQPFPAMPPPSGRAVSHVWSYFTKEPTENPDIFFCTCQICESQGVKPLVSYSFARGKYFLSFLYILTYIIH